GGGGGGAAGGGGGAGGGGGGAGGGGGGGCGTGTGACCCGGGAGAGTGGCGACCCGTCTTGAGTGGTCCGGACGTGGTGCGGGGGTGGCCCGGCGCTCTTGGGGGGCGGTCTGGTGGAATCTCCTCTGGCGAAGAGGACTCGTCAGGCATAGATTCGCGCCGCGTTTTGCTGGAGTGGGGCCATGTCGCTGATTGCGGCAGGCTCCCGGTTCGTCGAGGAGCCCTGCACCCGGAAGCGGGGCGGCGGCGGCACCAGCGACGCGCCGTTGGACAACTGGAGTCATCGAGGGACCGGTGATTGGAGTCATCGGGGCGGGGCGTATGTGTCGTAATGACACATTAGAATGCCTTGACCCGGTATTCTGGTGCCGGTAGCTTCGTTGGCTGCCGACGTTCGTGGTCGGCAGTGGAGTTGTCCTGGAGAGGAAAGTGACCGTCGCGTCGGAGCTGGGGTCTTCAGTCTGTGAGACGAAGGCCTCTCGAGCGCCTTCGGGCGGCACTTGTGCGTCGCGGCGGTGTCCCGCCAGGCGAGAGCAAGATGGCAGTAGCGCCACAGTACGGCAGTAGAGCAGTCGCAGTACCGGTTCGTGCAGGACTCAACTCACTCTGTAGAAGGGGGAAAAGGAATGCAGAAACTCACGCGGTCGTTGATCGCGCTCAGCGGGCTGGTTGCGCTCGCTGCTTGCGGTGACGACGTATCGGTGACGCCGCCGCCTGAGACTCCGCCGCCGACGGTGACGGCGGTGACGGTCTCGCCGGCGCAGGCGACGATCAAGGTCGGGGAGAAGCTGATTCTCTCGGCCAACGTCGCGGTGAACGGTTCGGGAGTGAACACCGCGGTGACGTGGGCGTCGGCCAACTCGGCGATCGCGTCGGTGAGCGCCACCGGTGAGGTGACCGGTGTTGCGGCTGGCCAGACCACGGTTCGCGCCACCTCCGCTGCCAACGCTGGCGTGTCCGGCTCGGCGGCGATCACGGTGTCGGCGGACAAGGGCGTGCAGTCGGTCGCGGTGTCGCCGACCTCGGCGATCCTGGCCCCGACGCAGACCCTGCAGGCGGTTGCCAACGTGACGACGACTTCGGGCGTCGCCAAGACGGTGACCTGGGCGTCGAGCGCGACCTCGGTCGCGACGGTCGACGCGACGGGCAAGATCACGGCGGTCGCCCCGGGCGCTGCCACGATCACCGCGACGTCGACGGTCGATCCGACCGTTGCCGGTTCGCTCGCCCTGACGGTCCGTCAGCCGGCCCCGGCGACGATCAGCATCAAGTCGGTGACGACGGGTGCCACGAACGTCCCGGTGAACTTCAACAACGTCGCTGGCCAGATCGACGCGACCCTCAATGTCGACCCGGGTGACCAGGTGATCTCGAAGGTCGAGATCCTCCTCGACAACGCGGTCGTCTACTCGCAGGCCTTCTCGGCCCAGCAGAGCCACGAGATGAGCCTTGCGGCGGTCTCTGAGGCGCTCGCCGAGATCGTCGGCTCGATCAACACGGCCGACTTCGACCAGACCACCGGTGTCGCCAAGTACTTCAACGGCGCCCGCCAGCTCTCCGCCCGCGCCGTCGTGCAGGGTGGGACGCAGGTCGCCACGCCGAGCATCACGCTCCAGTTCAACAACGCCAACCGCCTCATCGAGCAGCTCATCCTGGGCGGCACGCGTGCCTCGGCCGTGAGCGCCGGTGGCCTCGCCTTCGAGCGCGGCAGCCTGACGGTCTCGGTCCTCCCGGTCATCTACCAGCAGGGCCGCACCATGGCCGCTGGCTCGACGACCTTCGGTGGCAATGACGCCTCGGGCGTTGGTGCCCGCACCGCGGCTCTCGTCGCCCCTGCGGGTGGCACGGGCGCGTGGACGGCCACGTTCTCCGACGCCGGCGCCAACGCCGTCGGCAACGTCTCCGACTACGAGTACAACGGTGGCGGCGCGGGCGAGAACGCCTGGGTGACCGCCACGGACAACCAGGGCAACCAGCTCTTCGCCGCGCAGGCTCCGTTCAGCTCGCCGGCCAACCCGGCCCCGGTCGTTCGCCTCGACAACCGCGCGCCTGGCGCGCCGACGTTCGCTGCCAACCCGAACGGGCGTCAGAACAGCTGGATCAACGGCACGGTCGGCCTCGCAGGGGTGAACTCCTCGGCGACGGACAACGACTGGATGATCAATGGCACCGCTGACGCTGGCGTCGGTGGCTACACGCGCTGGCTGCGCACGGGCACCGACATGGCTACGGCGATCGCCGCCACGGCCTCGTCGACTCCGGCGCTCCCGGCTCCGTCGGCCACGAACGCGACGTACTGCGCGGTCGCCAGCGCCACGGACCTCCTCGGCAACGAGTCGGCCCTTCCGGCTGCCGCCACGGCTTGCTACGTCGAGCCCACGGGCGTGTACAACAACGCCACTGCTTCGAACCACCTGCGCTTCGGCGTCGACGTCGCGGCTCCGACCATCAACTTCTCGGCCGGTCTGGGCTCGAATGCCCGCATCAACACCGCGACGGTTGGCGGTGAGTTCCAGGTTACCGTCGCCGACACGGGTGCGGTTGGCAACTCGGGTATGCTCGCTGGTACCCCGGTCGCCGCGACCGTCACCGTCCGTAACGCCGCGGGCAACGTTGCGCCGGGCGTCGGTGGCGCCGGCACGGGCTGCCTCGCGGGCACGGTCGTCACGGGCGTCTGCACGCCGAGCGGCGTTGGCATGACCCCCGCGCTCCCGCTCGTCGCGACGAACCTCGTTGCGGCTGAGGGCCAGGTCGGTTACTACACGTTCACCGGCTACGCGCAGGATGCTGCCGGCAACGCGTCGGGCACGCTGACCCGTGTCGTCGTTCGCGACAACACCCCGGTCGTTGCGACCAACCCGTCGGTTCCGCTGACCATCACCGGTCCGTTCGTGGCCTCGTCGTTCATCAACGACGACCTGTCGATCCGCGACTACTACTACACCGCTGGCTTCGGCGGCGTCTTCGCCGGCCCGATCACGCTGGCGGCGGCTCCGACCGCGGTCGATGCGTACAACGCGCCGACGTTCAACAACACCAACTTCGCCATCAACACGACGGTCAACACGTACCTGGGCATCCAGGACGGGACGGCCGGCGCTCCGGCGGCGTACGTTGCTGGCGCCAACCCGCTCAACACCCTGAATCTGTTCGCTCGCGACCAGACGCAGGCGGCGTACACGGCAGCTTCGACGGTGTTCGCCATGTCGTCGCACCCGACGACCGGTGTGAGCACCACGAACTTCACCACGTACGCCACCGCTACGTCGAACGTGACGATCTGCGGTGGGACGCTCCCCGCTGGTTGCGGCGCGACCCCGACCTCGACGAACCTCACGGCCGTCGCGACGGGTGCCACCGCGGTCTTCAACAATCCGTTCTCGCGCGTGGACTTCTACGGGCAGAACACCGCGGGTGACTATGTCCTCCTCGGCTCGGTCGCGGCTGGCTCGGCGACCCTGGTCGACAACGGCGCTACCCGCGTCTGGACCTACACCTTCGCCCTCTCGGGCTCGTCGGCCTACTCGGTGCTGAACGGCACCGGTGCCACGCAGAACCGTGACATTCGCGCCTTCGGTGTCAGCCCTGCGGGCACCGTCGCGCTGGTCTCGGGCGCCCTGGCGCAGACGATCGATCCGTAATCCCTCGGGATTGCGTATCTGATCAAGCAAGTCAGTGGGGGTCCGGCCTTCGGGTCGGGCCCCCATTGGCTTTTGGGGGTGTCGTCGGGGGTGCCGTGCGGCGCCCTCACTGGCCCTCAGGTGGCCCTCGGTGGCCCTCAGCTCTCGGTGGGGCCCTCAGTGGCGCCATCGGTGGCCCTCAGGGCCCTCAGTGGCCCTCAGTGGCCGTCAGTGGCCTGAATGGCTGCCCGCTCCCGGCCGATCGCTCGTCCCGCTTGGACATGGCATCCGCCGATCGAGCGGTGCCGCGGCCACGGCCGATTCGGGGAAGAGGGGGGCGGAACGCACGAGAGGCCACGCTTGTCAGCGTGGCCTCTCTCGTTATGCCGGTGATGTATCGAGTGCGCCGTGTCGCCCGAGGCGCGACTGCCGGTATCAGCGCCTCGGCGGCACCGGTACGTGGATCGTCGCCGCGATATCCTCCCACTTGTCCCACCCCCACACGCGCAGCGTGTCGTTCACGAAGACGATCGGCGTGAGCTCGTCGTCCAGCAGCGGCGCGACCTTCTCCAGCGTATCGTTGGCTTCCTTGCGATCGGTCTTCGTGTAGTACGCGATCCGATAGAAACGCCCATCCACCAGGTATCGCGCCTCGCGATAGACGTGCGGCGCGGAGTCGGGGGGAGCCCCCTCGTCCAGCAGCAGCTTCATCGCCGAGTCGCGCGGGATGTTCTCGGAGAGCTTCTTGAGGCGGGCATCGCCGCACGCGGCGGCGCCAACGAGCAACGTGGCCAGGACGGCCCTGCGCATGGTCATCGGGATCTTGTCGGGAGGGTGTTCAGGCGGAGGCGCCGCCGTGCCGTCGACTCGCGTCTTCCGCAGCCGTCGCATGCGACGAACCGAGGGCGCTGAGATCGCGATGAAAGCTAACGGGACCGGATTGGCGGTGAAAGACCGCAGCAAATGCATCGGCCACCAGCTTCCCCATCGCCGCCACGTCCAGCTGCAGCTGGGGGCGCTCGACGCCCACCGACGTCATTTGCACGTCGCTGATGCCACACGGGACCATGAGGTCGAAGTACGACAGGTCGGTGGTGACGTTGAGGGCGAAGCCGTGCCACGTGACCCAGTCGCGCGCGTGCACGCCGATGCTCGCGATCTTCCGGTTGTCGACCCACACGCCGGTGAGCCCCCCGCGCCGCGAGGCCGAGATCCCCACGGCACCAAGTGCCACGATCAGCGCCTCCTCCACCTGCCGCAGGTACCAGTGCAGGTCGCGGGTGTGGCGCTTGAGGTCGAAGATGGGATAGCCGACCAGCTGCCCCGGACCGTGGTACGTGATGTCGCCGCCACGGTCCACCTCCACCAGCTCCACCCCCTTGCTGCGCAAGTACTCGGGCGAGGCGACCAGGGTCTTCCCCTTGTACGAGCGCCCCAGCGTGATGACGTGGGGATGCTGGAGCAGGAGGAGGACGTCGTGCGGGATCTCGCCGGTGATGACCCGCCGCGCGATGTCGCGCTGCAGCGCGAGGGCGTCGCCATACGGGACGCGCCCGAGGTCGAAGACGACGAGCTCCGAAGCCGGCGCCGGCGCGCTCCCTTCGAGGTGGCGAGAGGTGTCGGTCATGGAGCGCGGCTCACTTCGGCGGCTGGCGGTTGCGTCCGGCGGCGCCGGGGCCGACATCGATGAGCTGGCGCGCGCTCCGCACCCCGTCCGAGACGATGACCTCGAGCCTGGGCGATGATGTCTGCACGATCCCCGCTCCCTCCCTGACGATGCCAAGCACGCTCCCGGTGGCGGCGTCGCGCACCAGCGCCGCCCGGGTGCGCCCACCGCTCCACGACAGGCGCACGGCATCTCCGCCGCTGCGCGCACCGCGCACGTGTTCAGGCGTCGTGGCACGAGCCGCGGCGCCGGACATCGTCCCGATGCGCCCGCGTGCGTGGAGGCGAAGCGAGGCCAGCGCCGCCGCGCCGAGCATGTCCCGCGGAACGACGAATGCGAAATGCGCCGCCGTGGAGTCCTGGCCGTCGACGACGCGCTCGGCGGAGAACGAGAGCGAGGCGAGCACCTGGCCGCTCTCTCCCACCAGCTCCACGCGCTCGGCGCCCGGGCGCGTGGGA
This DNA window, taken from Gemmatimonadetes bacterium SCN 70-22, encodes the following:
- a CDS encoding lipoyl(octanoyl) transferase, which produces MTDTSRHLEGSAPAPASELVVFDLGRVPYGDALALQRDIARRVITGEIPHDVLLLLQHPHVITLGRSYKGKTLVASPEYLRSKGVELVEVDRGGDITYHGPGQLVGYPIFDLKRHTRDLHWYLRQVEEALIVALGAVGISASRRGGLTGVWVDNRKIASIGVHARDWVTWHGFALNVTTDLSYFDLMVPCGISDVQMTSVGVERPQLQLDVAAMGKLVADAFAAVFHRQSGPVSFHRDLSALGSSHATAAEDASRRHGGASA